A region from the Candidatus Electrothrix scaldis genome encodes:
- a CDS encoding dicarboxylate/amino acid:cation symporter produces the protein MENKKYFVPAYILGAIIIAIIFALAFPRIAVRFHIGGEVFLKLLKMLVVPLVMSSVMSAILELGDIRKLGRSGGATVCYYVLTSAVAAFVGLVLVNIIQPGSGAIDQQTLDNIAAQGASNQYNDAGIGAILKNLVLMFLTDNLFSSAANTDLLPLIVFSVIFAGILTTMNSRVETVKSSIREINNALISFVLLLMKIAPLGIFCLVASRFGEAQAEGELFQVIHQVGKYTLTVVIGLGVHAFVTLSAVLYAFTRRNPIQFMCQMAPALLTAFSTASSSATLPVTMEAARDRAGLSRRSVDFVLPLGATINMDGTALYEAVAAIFIAQAIGVELTLSAQLTVAITATLAAIGAAGIPEAGLVTMLIVLNAVGLPPEYIGLILSVDWLLDRFRTTVNVFGDTVGAAILERTFPEEKTEEIVSPQP, from the coding sequence ATGGAGAACAAGAAGTACTTCGTACCCGCCTATATTTTGGGCGCTATAATAATAGCCATTATTTTTGCTCTTGCTTTTCCACGTATAGCAGTGCGCTTTCATATTGGCGGTGAAGTTTTTCTTAAGCTGCTGAAAATGCTTGTTGTCCCGCTTGTGATGTCGAGCGTGATGAGTGCTATTCTCGAGTTAGGAGATATCCGTAAACTTGGTCGTTCAGGGGGTGCCACGGTTTGCTATTATGTTTTAACAAGTGCTGTGGCGGCTTTTGTTGGGCTTGTCTTGGTAAATATTATTCAGCCAGGCTCTGGGGCTATTGATCAACAGACCTTGGATAATATTGCCGCGCAGGGAGCAAGCAATCAGTATAATGATGCAGGTATTGGAGCGATATTAAAGAATCTCGTTCTGATGTTCCTTACAGATAATCTTTTCTCCTCAGCTGCCAATACGGATCTCCTGCCACTTATTGTTTTTTCTGTAATATTTGCCGGAATCTTAACGACTATGAACAGTCGTGTTGAAACTGTTAAAAGCAGTATTCGGGAGATAAATAATGCTCTGATATCTTTTGTGCTCCTTCTGATGAAAATAGCCCCTCTTGGTATCTTTTGTCTGGTTGCCTCTCGATTTGGTGAGGCCCAAGCAGAGGGAGAACTTTTTCAGGTAATACATCAGGTAGGTAAGTATACCTTAACTGTTGTGATAGGTTTAGGAGTTCATGCCTTTGTTACTCTCTCTGCAGTTCTCTATGCCTTTACCAGAAGGAATCCGATCCAGTTTATGTGCCAAATGGCACCAGCTTTGTTAACAGCTTTTTCCACCGCAAGTTCTTCAGCAACGTTGCCCGTGACAATGGAAGCGGCAAGAGACAGAGCAGGGCTCTCAAGACGATCTGTGGACTTTGTCTTGCCGCTTGGCGCAACTATTAATATGGATGGAACAGCACTTTATGAAGCTGTTGCTGCTATTTTTATCGCTCAGGCCATAGGTGTTGAATTAACTCTCAGTGCCCAGTTGACGGTAGCAATTACAGCAACGCTCGCTGCAATCGGAGCCGCCGGAATCCCCGAAGCAGGGCTGGTTACTATGCTTATAGTTCTTAATGCAGTTGGCTTGCCACCTGAATATATCGGTCTGATTTTATCCGTAGATTGGCTGCTTGATCGCTTCCGTACAACAGTCAATGTCTTTGGCGATACCGTTGGCGCAGCTATTCTCGAAAGAACATTTCCAGAGGAAAAAACGGAAGAAATTGTTTCCCCCCAGCCCTGA